The window CCCGTTCGTTCGGGATCTCGTATTGCAGTTCGATACGCTGCTTCTCATCGCAGCCATTGGGACGATCGTTTTTGAACTTGGATTCGTATTTTCAGTGTTGTTTGACAGGCTGTTTCACCTGTTCGTACTATTGGCGATCAGTTTCCACATCGGGATTGCAATCGTAATGGGTCCAGTGTTTCTCTATTCACTCGTCTTTCTTGCCTTGTTCGTTGACTGGGAGAAGATCCTCGAGCGTCTCGGGCCATCCAACCGGTCACGGTCAAATACGACAACACTCACAGAAGGTGTGTGAAAGGATTGTAATTTTACAAATTTTTGGATGTGAACGAGACGATTGCCTTCGTCCCACAAAGAGAGTACAGTAAGGTGGCTGGATGTGGAGATAACATCAATCCCTCTGTCACAATTGCAGTGTGTCAAGGGGAGAATTATGTCGAAGGGTACGACGCAGTTGCCTATCTAACTCGGCATCTCGGGATTCTCTATCCAGTATATGTGGTTATGCATCTCCCTGGAATCAAGCGATTCGGCCATCACCTCTACCAATATGTGATGGCACCCGAACCCAACTGAGTCTGCACTGAAGGTATCCTTCGTGCTGGCGGTAGCATCTAACAGACAGAGCAAAGAGAAGTGCGGTGTATAGTGATAAAGTTTCGGTACATAGAAATGACATGGGACTATCTCAGAACACATGCATCGACTGGTTCGCAGGGCTCGCGAAATTTACCGTTCTAAGGGTCTGGTAAATCTCCTGAGCGGCGTGCTCCATTATTCAGCGCGGAAAATCGCAGCGCTATCGACGTTTATTCGGGCGGAGTGGGGAAACCCCTACCGGAAACGGGTGCCCCTGCAATGGCGGGTGCGGCTGCTCTCAAATGGATTCCTGTCCCAATCGTACTTCTTTTACGATATTTCGAACCTCAACGAGTATGTCTCAAACTACCATCGGGATTTTCGAACGCGAGAGATAAACGGGAAATCCGAGCGAATCTTCAACGATAAACTTCTCTTCCACCAATTGTTCGATCGCGTACTGAACGGGCATGTTGCTGAGGCTCTCGCGTGGATGGACGACGGTGAACTCTATTTTTTCCATGATGTTGATTCGTTCCAGCAGCTCATTGATGAACACGACCAGCTAATAGTGAAACCTCGTCTCGGAGGGGGTGGCGACGATATCCAGCGGATCACAAGTAAGGAGGGTACTCTCTTACTCAATGGAGAAGAGATCCAGACCGAAATGCTCTTCGCCCGCATTCGAGACAAGACAGATTCCATTGTCTGTGAGTTCATCGAGCAAGACAACTATTCGAGTCAAATCTTTCCACACTCGTTGAATACAATCCGAATACTGACCATGGTCGACCCAGATACCGGTGAGGCGTTTATCCCGATCGCAGTACACCGATTCGGGACGGCCGACTCAGTACCGACCGATAATTGGTCAAAAGGCGGGATCGCATCGCAGGTGGATATCGACTCCGGAGAACTCAGTCCTGCAGCCGGTATCGCCGAGGATGGAACCATCTCGTGGTATGCATCTCACCCAGATACGGGCGAACAAATTGAAGGGGCGGAAATCCCTGGGTGGACTACATTGGCGGAGCAAATTGTACGCGTCGCCGAACAGTATCCTAACTTACCGTATGCTGGATGGGATGTCGCTATTGACGCCAATGGAGAGTTCAAAGTTATTGAGGTCAACAGCTACCCTGACGTCAATATGATCCAAATTCACAAGCCCTTGTTATCGGATGAACGCATCACCCGTTTCTACGAATCCCATCACGTCTTGTGACAATCAAACTAAGTGCGCACGTGATCTGATTCGCCACGGATAGACGTACAGTCTGTGAGACGCTGCTTTGAACAAGAAGACTTTATGCCACACCCGACACATCTCAGAATGGCGTGAGTACAATAGAAGACGCAAAGCGTCTCTATCGGTCTGGTGGGATTCGGTCGCTCCCCAGTGGAGTAGTATACTATTTACTCAAAGAAGGCCCTACTGCCAACTTCACAAAGCGTATTTTGGGATCTACGCTGCATCAGAAATGTCTGGTCTATCCGAGTTTGGGCTATTGGCCACAGATCGAGAATCCACAAACCTTCAACGAGAAAATCCTCCACAGAAAGTTACGGACGAGCGATGATCGTCTCGCAACCGTTGAAGGAAAAATTACGGCTCGAGAATATGCTGCTGATCGCATTGGTGATGATAAGCTTCCTGAGGTATACCACGTCACGGACAATCCAGAGGAGATCCCGTTTGAGTCATTCCCAGAGGAGTACGTGATCAAACCCACGCATATGGCTGGTGAGGTGATATTTGCCGAAAAGGGTGAGACACCGGATCACGCAGCAATAAAAGAACGGTGTAAACAGTGGTTGAACGCTGACTATGGCTATATTCGAAACCAGTATTGGAACGCTGATATCGACCGCCAGGTTATGGTCGAAGAGCGCCTCTCTGACCCGGAGTTCGACGTCCCAATCGATTATAAGATGTACGTGTTTCATGGGAATGTCGAATACATACACATCGATTTCGACCGCTTTGGTAGTCCATCGAGACGGTTCTTTGACAGGGACTGGAACGCCCTGGATTTCCGAAAAGGTGAACTGCCACTTGGCCCAGCGATCGAGAAACCGAATCAATTTGAAGAGATGATTGCTACCGCAGAAACCCTGGGCGCGGATTTTGATTTTATTCGCGTTGATCTGTACAACCTCGAGGATCAGGAGATATTGTTTGGGGAGTTGACGAGCTGCCCTGCATCGGGAATGACGCCGTTTCATCCCCAATCTTACGACCATGAATTTGGTTCTCTCTGGTAGTTATCACGGTCTGTCGGGTAACTATGAGCTAGTATAGCTAACGACAAGCGATAGATGCGTTCCAGATTCTCAAACCACCAATATCTTCGTTGTTGAGTCTGTCAAACTGTGGTTCTAAACAAGTGCCATTCAATTTGTTGTCAATAAAAACTCCAATTACCTCCCGTTCGACATGCCCTTCATGGCAAAATAATATCGCGCTCGCTCACAAAGCATATGTCCGCCCGCTAAAATTATGACTACTATGCAAGCAGTCGTCCTCGCCGCCGGCAAAGGCACCCGCCTCCGGCCCCTCACCGAAGACAAACCGAAAGCGCTCGTGGAGGTCGACGGAAAGCCTCTCCTCGAGGACGTCTTCGACAACCTCCTCAGGATCGGAGCCACCGAACTCATCGTCGTCGTCGGCTACATGAAAGAGAAGATTATCGAACGCTACGGCGACGCCTACGAGGGCGTCCCGATCACCTACGCCCACCAGCGCGAGCAGTTGGGGCTGGCCCACGCGATCCTTCAGGCCGAACCGCACATCGAGGACGATTTCGTCCTGATGCTCGGCGACAACATCTTCCGGGCAAATCTCGGCGACGTGATCAACCGTCAGCAGGAGGAGCGCGCCGACGCCGCATTCCTCGTCGAGGAGGTGCCCTGGGAGGAGGCCTCCCGCTACGGCGTCCTCGACACGAACGGCTACGGCGAGGTCGTCGAAGTGATGGAGAAGCCGGATGACCCACCGTCGAACCTCGTGATGACCGGCTTCTACACGTTCACGCCGGCGATCTTCCACGCCTGTCACCTCGTCCAGCCCTCCGACCGTGGCGAGTACGAACTGCCGGACGCCATCGACCTGTTGATCCAGTCGGGGCGGACGATCGATGCAATTCGGATGGACGGCTGGCGGATCGATGTCGGCTACCCTGACGACCAGGAAAAGGCCGAAGAGCGCCTGCAGGACGACGAGCAGGTACTCTCGGCGAGCGAGTAATCTCGAGACGATGCTCGAGCACGGATCGCCGAACCGATTGATTCCCTCCTCGAGCCCCAACCCAAAAACCACTACTCCCCGCCTCTCTTTTGGTACCGCATGAATGTCTCTATCGTCGGTAGCGGCTACGTCGGCACCACGATCGCGGCCTGTCTGGCCGACCTCGGCCACGACGTAACCAACGTTGAGATCGACGCCGAAACTGTCGACACGATCAACGCCGGCGAGTCCCCGATCCACGAACCGGGACTTGAAGAACGGATCGCCGAACACGCGGGCACGCGACTCCGTGCAACGACTGACTACGGCGCGGTTCGAGACACCGACCTCACGTTTCTCTGTCTCCCGACCCCACAGCACGACGACGGGAGCCTCGATCTGACGGCGATGCGAGCGGCCAGTGAGTCCCTCGGCGCTGCCCTCGCCGAGAAAGACGGCGATCACCTCGTCGTCGTCAAGAGCACGGTGTTACCCGGAACCACGGACGAGGTCGTCGGCCCGACCGTCAGCGAACACGCCGGGACGCCGATCGGCGAGGGGCTCGAGCTAGCGATGAACCCCGAGTTCCTGCGGATGGGCTCTGCAGTCGATGACTTCCTCGAGCCCGAGAAGGTCGTCGTCGGGGCCACGTCCCAGGCGGCCGCCGACACCCTGCGGACGCTCTACGCCCCCATGTGCGACCGCGGCGCTGCCTTCGTCGAAACCGGCGTCCGCGAGGCCGAGTTGATCAAGTACGCGAACAACGCGTTCCTCGCCTCGAAGGTCTCCCTGGTGAACGAACTCGGGAACATCGCGAAAGCCTACGACGTCGACGCCTACGAGGTACTCGAGGCGGTAGGCCTCGACGATCGGATCT of the Natronosalvus vescus genome contains:
- a CDS encoding HTTM domain-containing protein; this translates as MLFALYADQDQLSYDGLRNRSSRGIDALNRHLTKPLTPKYRATPLAVFLFGLAVLYFGSGVAKVVLGGPEWVSATNLGRYIEHFYQLGYSPFVRDLVLQFDTLLLIAAIGTIVFELGFVFSVLFDRLFHLFVLLAISFHIGIAIVMGPVFLYSLVFLALFVDWEKILERLGPSNRSRSNTTTLTEGV
- a CDS encoding sugar-transfer associated ATP-grasp domain-containing protein — translated: MHRLVRRAREIYRSKGLVNLLSGVLHYSARKIAALSTFIRAEWGNPYRKRVPLQWRVRLLSNGFLSQSYFFYDISNLNEYVSNYHRDFRTREINGKSERIFNDKLLFHQLFDRVLNGHVAEALAWMDDGELYFFHDVDSFQQLIDEHDQLIVKPRLGGGGDDIQRITSKEGTLLLNGEEIQTEMLFARIRDKTDSIVCEFIEQDNYSSQIFPHSLNTIRILTMVDPDTGEAFIPIAVHRFGTADSVPTDNWSKGGIASQVDIDSGELSPAAGIAEDGTISWYASHPDTGEQIEGAEIPGWTTLAEQIVRVAEQYPNLPYAGWDVAIDANGEFKVIEVNSYPDVNMIQIHKPLLSDERITRFYESHHVL
- a CDS encoding ATP-grasp fold amidoligase family protein; its protein translation is MSTIEDAKRLYRSGGIRSLPSGVVYYLLKEGPTANFTKRILGSTLHQKCLVYPSLGYWPQIENPQTFNEKILHRKLRTSDDRLATVEGKITAREYAADRIGDDKLPEVYHVTDNPEEIPFESFPEEYVIKPTHMAGEVIFAEKGETPDHAAIKERCKQWLNADYGYIRNQYWNADIDRQVMVEERLSDPEFDVPIDYKMYVFHGNVEYIHIDFDRFGSPSRRFFDRDWNALDFRKGELPLGPAIEKPNQFEEMIATAETLGADFDFIRVDLYNLEDQEILFGELTSCPASGMTPFHPQSYDHEFGSLW
- the aglF gene encoding UTP--glucose-1-phosphate uridylyltransferase AglF produces the protein MQAVVLAAGKGTRLRPLTEDKPKALVEVDGKPLLEDVFDNLLRIGATELIVVVGYMKEKIIERYGDAYEGVPITYAHQREQLGLAHAILQAEPHIEDDFVLMLGDNIFRANLGDVINRQQEERADAAFLVEEVPWEEASRYGVLDTNGYGEVVEVMEKPDDPPSNLVMTGFYTFTPAIFHACHLVQPSDRGEYELPDAIDLLIQSGRTIDAIRMDGWRIDVGYPDDQEKAEERLQDDEQVLSASE
- the aglM gene encoding UDP-glucose 6-dehydrogenase AglM, encoding MNVSIVGSGYVGTTIAACLADLGHDVTNVEIDAETVDTINAGESPIHEPGLEERIAEHAGTRLRATTDYGAVRDTDLTFLCLPTPQHDDGSLDLTAMRAASESLGAALAEKDGDHLVVVKSTVLPGTTDEVVGPTVSEHAGTPIGEGLELAMNPEFLRMGSAVDDFLEPEKVVVGATSQAAADTLRTLYAPMCDRGAAFVETGVREAELIKYANNAFLASKVSLVNELGNIAKAYDVDAYEVLEAVGLDDRISDQFMRSGLGWGGSCFPKDVNALRAGAREQGYEPALLDAVVRVNDGQPRRLVDLLSNHVNLEGARIAVLGLSFKPHTDDLRKSRALDVIDHLRDRGAAVVAYDPVAADSLSKRYPEYADLEYADSAADALENADGAVVATDWPEFDDLEAALDGMARKVLVDGRRIDIDTDALEVYDGLTW